A region of Micromonospora sp. WMMD882 DNA encodes the following proteins:
- a CDS encoding amidohydrolase family protein: protein MIDAHFHVWRIARGDYDWLAGEDARLRRDFTVDDWVAAGVPTPVRAGVLVQAAPTDAETEFVLSVARERPELVAGVVGWVDLAADDAAARVERLAAQPRLVGLRPWLQALDDPDWVLTPSVARGLAAIESADLVYEALARPVHLGRLVEVARRRPGLRIVVDHAAKPDIAADAFEPWASDLRRLAEAPNVVCKLSGLLTEAGDRVDAAALRPYVETVLDAFGPGRVLWGSDWPVVTTVADYASWLATATSLVPPRDHEAVFTTSAVAAYRLTVSATADQTGPEEQR from the coding sequence GTGATCGACGCGCACTTCCACGTGTGGCGGATCGCCCGCGGGGACTACGACTGGCTGGCCGGCGAGGACGCCCGGCTGCGGCGGGACTTCACCGTCGACGACTGGGTGGCGGCCGGCGTGCCGACACCGGTCCGCGCGGGCGTGCTGGTCCAGGCCGCCCCGACCGACGCCGAGACCGAGTTCGTGCTGTCCGTGGCCCGGGAGCGCCCGGAGCTGGTGGCGGGCGTGGTCGGCTGGGTGGACCTCGCCGCGGACGACGCGGCGGCCCGGGTGGAGCGCCTCGCCGCGCAGCCCCGCCTGGTCGGGCTGCGCCCCTGGCTGCAGGCGCTCGACGACCCGGACTGGGTGCTCACGCCCTCGGTCGCCCGGGGGCTGGCCGCGATCGAGTCCGCCGACCTGGTCTACGAGGCGCTGGCGCGCCCGGTGCACCTGGGTCGCCTGGTGGAGGTCGCCCGACGTCGTCCCGGCCTGCGGATCGTGGTCGACCACGCCGCCAAGCCCGACATCGCCGCCGACGCCTTCGAGCCGTGGGCGTCGGACCTGCGCCGGCTGGCCGAGGCGCCGAACGTGGTGTGCAAGCTGTCCGGCCTGCTCACCGAGGCCGGCGACCGGGTCGACGCCGCCGCGCTGCGGCCGTACGTGGAGACCGTGCTGGACGCGTTCGGCCCCGGGCGGGTGCTGTGGGGCAGCGACTGGCCGGTGGTCACCACCGTCGCGGACTACGCGTCGTGGCTGGCCACCGCGACCTCCCTGGTGCCGCCGCGGGACCACGAGGCCGTCTTCACGACCAGCGCCGTCGCGGCGTACCGACTGACCGTGTCCGCGACGGCGGACCAGACCGGACCGGAGGAGCAGCGGTGA
- a CDS encoding FadR/GntR family transcriptional regulator, which translates to MAITDEAIEKIKAMILSGELRPGDRLPVEKALAQRLGLSRNSLREAIRALSVLRVLETRQGAGTFVTSLAPGLVLDAVSFIVNFHDPHTAIDFLEVRRVLEAEAAARAATRITPTQIAELRALNERIHALASDDPLDTEQLVTVDRQFHATIAAASGNLALAALTDMLGGQTAPARSLRLAVHASTAASAVTEHHDIIAALAAGNAEHARLRAAVHILNVEDWLRQEIDDTEPGDARTVGVGDTGSTSDRPAATRTLVTPAGGDVRPPTPVRPAPRQT; encoded by the coding sequence GTGGCCATCACCGACGAGGCGATCGAGAAGATCAAGGCGATGATCCTCTCGGGCGAGCTGCGACCGGGCGACCGACTGCCCGTGGAGAAGGCGCTGGCGCAGCGTCTCGGCCTCTCCCGCAACTCGCTACGCGAGGCGATCCGCGCGCTCAGCGTGCTGCGCGTGCTGGAGACCCGACAGGGGGCGGGCACCTTCGTCACCAGCCTCGCGCCCGGCCTGGTGCTCGACGCGGTGAGCTTCATCGTCAACTTCCACGACCCGCACACCGCGATCGACTTCCTCGAGGTGCGCCGCGTCCTGGAGGCGGAGGCCGCCGCCCGCGCCGCCACCCGGATCACCCCCACCCAGATCGCCGAGCTGCGCGCGCTCAACGAGCGGATCCACGCCCTCGCCAGCGACGACCCTCTCGACACCGAACAACTGGTCACCGTGGACCGGCAGTTCCACGCCACGATCGCCGCCGCCTCCGGCAACCTGGCCCTCGCCGCGCTCACCGACATGCTCGGCGGACAGACCGCGCCCGCGCGCAGCCTCCGCCTCGCGGTGCACGCCAGCACCGCGGCGTCGGCCGTCACCGAACATCACGACATCATCGCCGCGCTGGCCGCCGGCAACGCCGAGCACGCCCGACTGCGGGCCGCCGTGCACATCCTCAACGTCGAGGACTGGCTACGGCAGGAGATCGACGACACCGAGCCGGGCGACGCCCGTACGGTGGGCGTCGGTGACACCGGGTCGACGTCCGACCGTCCGGCCGCCACCCGGACCCTGGTGACGCCGGCCGGCGGCGACGTCCGCCCGCCGACGCCGGTCCGCCCGGCGCCGCGACAGACCTGA
- a CDS encoding endo-1,4-beta-xylanase — MSSSLRQRRTIIRAALPAAVLMLVSGAVAVQSGGPAVAAETTLRAAAAKAGMFFGVAASPNRLYPSVGQEFGQLTPENDMKPDRIATSSGGLQNTSGADTLVNHAQSNNMLVRGHTLVWHSQAGALQGASQATLNTFIGNAINRWGSRIAYWDVVNEALEDNNTGRRRNQWPHTMNRDANGDGDFFDAGDTDVIRDSFIRARQVVQAGGYTTKLCINDYDVEGLTVQGGGPNRKANALYDIVRNYRQYIDCVGFQAHFNDNPNSVITNDLQANIQRFADLGVEVHISELDIDDDLSNNDIGAGQAENYRKVVRACLNVAKCTGITVWGISDSESWRSSERGLLFTGSNGSYQKKAAYHAVLDELNKGRGTTTPTTPPVTTPPPTTPPVDPTTPPPTTPPVTTPPPTTPPVTPPAAGCSATVSLNSWNGGFVATVRVTAGTSPINGWTVRLTLPSGATVTNTWNANASGASGAVQFSNVAYNGAVGAGQSTEFGFQGTGAATGLTPVCAAS, encoded by the coding sequence GTGAGCAGCAGCCTGAGACAGCGCAGGACGATCATCAGAGCGGCCCTGCCCGCGGCGGTGTTGATGCTGGTGAGCGGCGCGGTCGCGGTCCAGTCCGGCGGTCCGGCCGTCGCCGCCGAGACCACGCTGCGGGCCGCCGCCGCCAAGGCCGGGATGTTCTTCGGCGTGGCCGCCTCACCCAACCGGCTCTACCCGAGCGTCGGTCAGGAATTCGGTCAACTGACCCCCGAGAACGACATGAAGCCCGACCGGATCGCCACGTCGAGCGGTGGGCTGCAGAACACCAGCGGCGCGGACACCCTGGTCAACCACGCCCAGAGCAACAACATGCTGGTCCGGGGGCACACGCTGGTGTGGCACTCGCAGGCCGGCGCGTTGCAGGGCGCCAGCCAGGCGACCCTGAACACGTTCATCGGCAACGCCATCAACCGCTGGGGCAGCCGGATCGCCTACTGGGACGTCGTCAACGAGGCGCTGGAGGACAACAACACCGGCCGCCGCCGCAACCAGTGGCCGCACACCATGAACCGGGACGCCAACGGCGACGGCGACTTCTTCGACGCCGGCGACACCGACGTCATCCGGGACTCGTTCATCCGGGCCAGGCAGGTCGTCCAGGCCGGCGGGTACACCACCAAGCTCTGCATCAACGACTACGACGTCGAGGGCCTGACCGTCCAGGGTGGTGGCCCGAACCGCAAGGCCAACGCGCTGTACGACATCGTCCGCAACTACCGGCAGTACATCGACTGCGTCGGGTTCCAGGCGCACTTCAACGACAACCCGAACAGCGTCATCACCAACGACCTCCAGGCCAACATCCAGCGCTTCGCCGACCTCGGCGTCGAGGTGCACATCTCCGAGCTGGACATCGACGACGACCTGAGCAACAACGACATCGGCGCCGGTCAGGCGGAGAACTACCGCAAGGTCGTCCGGGCCTGCCTGAACGTCGCCAAGTGCACCGGCATCACCGTGTGGGGCATCTCCGACAGCGAGTCGTGGCGCTCCTCGGAGCGGGGCCTGCTGTTCACCGGCAGCAACGGCAGCTACCAGAAGAAGGCCGCCTACCACGCGGTCCTCGACGAGCTGAACAAGGGCCGTGGCACCACCACGCCGACCACCCCGCCGGTGACGACCCCGCCGCCGACCACCCCGCCGGTCGACCCGACCACCCCGCCGCCGACCACCCCGCCCGTGACGACGCCGCCGCCGACCACGCCGCCGGTGACGCCGCCGGCCGCCGGCTGCTCGGCCACGGTCTCGCTGAACTCGTGGAACGGCGGCTTCGTCGCCACCGTACGGGTCACCGCCGGCACGTCGCCGATCAACGGGTGGACCGTCCGGCTCACCCTGCCGTCCGGGGCCACGGTGACCAACACCTGGAACGCCAATGCCAGCGGCGCCAGTGGCGCGGTGCAGTTCAGCAACGTCGCCTACAACGGCGCGGTGGGCGCCGGCCAGTCCACCGAGTTCGGTTTCCAGGGCACCGGGGCCGCCACCGGCCTGACCCCGGTCTGCGCCGCCTCCTGA
- a CDS encoding proline-rich domain-containing protein yields MQPEAHLTIELGPHEASAETLRTVVLPWSGQTLTVRVPAGAADGSVLRLPGMGPPGPDGSPQDAYVLVRRSTLPPPYAPPPGAPQYGPPPYAPPPGPPPYGAPQYPPPGGVQPGTPQYPPPGGVQPGTPQYPPPGGVQPGAPQYSPPGGPQYGPAPYGPPMPAPGRPARRRNVGVIAGVVVVAVLACGVLPLAFLLSGGDEDGRPVGGVITTTGGPSVTPSPSVVPLSPDDYQAALARADQALNRGFRTLGGAKNPTAVRAASSSLATTADDQRRALAAVLPPTGVSAAHATLVEALGYLSSALADTGSAATSGKVCLGSAAVARVSREAAATQLRVAAQALATADPSRAYRVGAFVPKTTKDGNRRLGNGAYVKRTRGGLGQLKIENGGADTVISIVRGKTAVTRVYVRGKSDFTVYGIKDGSYQIFTTSGKDWDARNKAFSRDCDFEKFDESLKFTTTSRTYSGWTISLTPVVGGNASTSSVDPDEFPAD; encoded by the coding sequence ATGCAACCCGAGGCGCACCTGACGATCGAACTTGGGCCGCACGAGGCCAGCGCCGAAACCCTGAGGACCGTCGTCCTGCCCTGGTCCGGTCAGACGCTGACGGTCCGGGTGCCGGCCGGCGCCGCCGACGGCTCGGTGCTGCGGCTGCCCGGTATGGGACCGCCGGGGCCAGACGGATCACCCCAGGACGCCTACGTCCTGGTCCGGCGGAGCACGCTGCCGCCGCCGTACGCTCCCCCGCCCGGCGCCCCGCAGTACGGCCCGCCGCCGTACGCTCCCCCACCGGGCCCGCCGCCGTACGGCGCGCCGCAGTACCCGCCGCCGGGCGGCGTCCAGCCCGGCACGCCGCAGTACCCGCCGCCGGGCGGCGTCCAGCCCGGCACGCCGCAGTACCCGCCGCCGGGCGGCGTCCAGCCCGGCGCGCCGCAGTATTCGCCGCCGGGCGGCCCGCAGTACGGCCCGGCACCGTACGGCCCGCCGATGCCGGCGCCCGGCCGGCCGGCGCGGCGCAGGAACGTCGGCGTGATCGCCGGGGTGGTGGTCGTGGCGGTGCTGGCGTGCGGCGTGCTGCCGCTGGCGTTCCTGCTCAGCGGCGGCGACGAGGACGGCAGACCGGTCGGCGGGGTCATCACCACCACCGGGGGACCGTCGGTCACGCCGTCCCCCAGTGTCGTGCCGCTGAGCCCGGACGACTACCAGGCGGCGCTGGCCCGCGCCGACCAGGCGCTGAACCGGGGCTTCCGCACGCTCGGCGGCGCGAAGAACCCGACCGCGGTACGCGCCGCCTCGTCCAGCCTGGCGACGACCGCCGACGACCAGCGCCGGGCGTTGGCCGCGGTGCTTCCCCCGACGGGCGTGAGCGCCGCCCACGCGACGCTGGTCGAGGCGCTGGGCTACCTCTCCTCGGCGCTGGCCGACACCGGCTCCGCCGCCACGTCGGGGAAGGTCTGCCTCGGGTCGGCGGCGGTCGCGCGGGTCAGTCGGGAGGCGGCCGCCACCCAGCTCCGGGTCGCCGCCCAGGCGCTGGCGACCGCCGACCCCAGCCGGGCCTACCGGGTCGGCGCCTTCGTGCCGAAGACGACCAAGGACGGCAACCGGCGGCTCGGCAACGGCGCGTACGTCAAGCGGACCAGGGGCGGGCTCGGTCAACTCAAGATCGAGAACGGCGGCGCCGACACGGTGATCAGCATCGTCCGGGGCAAGACCGCGGTCACCCGGGTCTACGTCCGCGGCAAGAGCGACTTCACGGTGTACGGCATCAAGGACGGCAGCTACCAGATCTTCACGACCAGCGGCAAGGACTGGGACGCCAGGAACAAGGCGTTCAGCCGGGACTGCGACTTCGAGAAGTTCGACGAGTCGCTCAAGTTCACCACCACCTCGCGGACGTACAGCGGGTGGACGATCTCCCTCACCCCCGTGGTGGGCGGCAACGCCAGCACCAGCAGCGTCGACCCGGACGAGTTCCCGGCCGACTGA
- a CDS encoding aldo/keto reductase: MSSSERTAGRQGPPTLPAFGIGTAALGGMFDPVSADQAQAVLRGAAQRGIRYVDTAPMYGLSTAERRVGALLDHVRGDGEMLVSTKVGRLMRPRNWPGVPKRDDTFGWRNAGDFVQVYDYSHAGIQRSLEDSLQRLGVGVVDVAFVHDIGRDTHGDRNDGYLAQLRSGGYRALAELKDAGVIRAVGVGVNEIPALRDCLADTDLDCALLANQFTLLSQPDSDEVFAECARRGVQLVAGGVYNSGVLAGGDHFGYQRTPPQVRDRVDRLRAVCDRFGVPLKAAALQFVTGSGYFACVMLGARDLAELDDSLAMAALPVPEELWAELARQGLVAERWIAARGKGVAT, encoded by the coding sequence GTGTCATCGTCTGAGCGGACCGCGGGGCGGCAGGGCCCGCCGACCCTGCCGGCGTTCGGGATCGGCACCGCCGCCCTGGGCGGCATGTTCGACCCGGTCTCCGCCGACCAGGCGCAGGCCGTGCTGCGCGGCGCGGCACAACGGGGCATCCGGTACGTCGACACCGCGCCGATGTACGGGCTGTCGACCGCCGAGCGGCGGGTCGGCGCGCTGCTCGACCACGTCCGTGGCGACGGGGAGATGCTGGTCAGCACCAAGGTCGGCCGGCTGATGCGGCCCCGGAACTGGCCCGGCGTCCCGAAGCGGGACGACACCTTCGGTTGGCGTAACGCCGGCGACTTCGTCCAGGTCTACGACTACAGCCACGCCGGCATCCAGCGGTCGCTGGAGGACAGCCTGCAACGCCTCGGCGTCGGCGTCGTCGACGTGGCCTTCGTGCACGACATCGGCCGGGACACCCACGGCGACCGCAACGACGGGTACCTGGCCCAGTTGCGCTCCGGCGGGTACCGGGCGCTGGCCGAGCTGAAGGACGCCGGCGTGATCCGCGCGGTCGGCGTCGGCGTCAACGAGATCCCGGCGCTGCGTGACTGCCTGGCCGACACCGACCTGGACTGCGCCCTGCTCGCCAACCAGTTCACCCTGCTCAGCCAGCCCGACTCCGACGAGGTGTTCGCCGAGTGCGCCCGCCGGGGCGTGCAGCTCGTCGCCGGCGGCGTCTACAACTCCGGGGTGCTGGCCGGCGGCGACCACTTCGGCTACCAGCGGACGCCGCCGCAGGTGCGCGATCGGGTCGACCGGCTGCGGGCGGTGTGCGACCGGTTCGGGGTGCCGCTCAAAGCCGCCGCCCTGCAGTTCGTCACGGGCAGCGGCTACTTCGCCTGCGTCATGCTCGGCGCCCGCGACCTGGCCGAGCTGGACGACTCGCTGGCGATGGCGGCGCTGCCGGTGCCCGAGGAGCTGTGGGCCGAGCTGGCCCGCCAGGGCCTGGTGGCCGAGCGCTGGATCGCCGCCCGCGGCAAGGGGGTGGCGACGTGA
- a CDS encoding cellulose binding domain-containing protein, giving the protein MSASLRRLRPGLPALAVLSVALLGIGLVAAPPADADAAAPGGPAAVGYPEVAPAPGSAPGSAATTSPPTPSTTPSTPGTSPFPPGVPTNLAASQVRTTSITLTWTASTPGCCPVDGYDIVYYQEFSDVVFSANVGPVTTVTITNYISAGRQYSFRISARDSLGHRSTFSNLLTVVTPVTDTGPDTTPPSAPQNLTVGDVTDSTAVLSWSPSTDDVGVIGYDVYRFDGWYTSRLVATVSATTYTVPLLQPQPPTQRLLYYVRARDAAGNVSIASNTVNGPLPGTPPTTPPPSPSPSTCRVTYQKQSEWQGGFVAAVTVQNTGTAPIDGWTLSFGFPGDQEVTSAWNATVSQSGATVTARNVDWNRVLTANGSASFGFQGRWSAGNAAPTGFTLNGVPCAVG; this is encoded by the coding sequence GTGTCCGCGTCGCTCCGTCGCCTGCGGCCCGGTCTGCCGGCCCTCGCCGTGCTGTCCGTCGCGCTGCTCGGGATCGGTCTGGTCGCCGCGCCGCCGGCCGACGCCGACGCCGCCGCGCCCGGCGGGCCGGCAGCCGTCGGGTACCCCGAGGTCGCCCCGGCGCCCGGCAGCGCCCCGGGGTCGGCCGCGACCACCTCGCCGCCGACGCCCAGCACGACGCCCAGCACGCCGGGCACCTCGCCCTTCCCGCCGGGCGTGCCGACGAACCTGGCCGCCAGTCAGGTCCGCACGACGTCGATCACCCTCACCTGGACGGCCTCCACGCCCGGCTGCTGCCCGGTCGACGGGTACGACATCGTGTACTACCAGGAGTTCAGCGACGTCGTCTTCAGCGCCAACGTCGGGCCCGTCACCACTGTCACCATCACCAACTACATCTCGGCCGGCCGGCAGTACTCCTTCCGGATCTCCGCCCGTGACAGCCTCGGTCACCGCTCCACCTTCTCGAACCTGCTGACCGTGGTCACCCCGGTGACGGACACCGGCCCGGACACCACCCCGCCGAGCGCCCCGCAGAACCTGACCGTCGGCGACGTGACCGACTCGACAGCAGTGCTCTCCTGGTCCCCGTCGACCGACGACGTCGGCGTCATCGGGTACGACGTCTACCGGTTCGACGGCTGGTACACCTCACGGTTGGTCGCCACCGTGTCGGCGACGACGTACACGGTGCCGCTGCTGCAGCCGCAGCCGCCGACGCAGCGGCTCCTGTACTACGTGCGGGCCCGGGACGCGGCGGGCAACGTGTCGATCGCGTCCAACACGGTCAACGGGCCCCTTCCGGGCACCCCGCCGACGACTCCGCCGCCGTCTCCGTCGCCGTCGACCTGTCGGGTGACGTACCAGAAGCAGTCCGAGTGGCAGGGCGGGTTCGTCGCGGCCGTGACCGTCCAGAACACCGGGACGGCCCCGATCGACGGCTGGACCCTGTCCTTCGGCTTCCCGGGTGACCAGGAGGTCACCTCCGCGTGGAACGCCACGGTCAGCCAGAGCGGCGCCACGGTGACGGCCCGCAACGTCGACTGGAACCGGGTGCTCACGGCGAACGGCTCCGCGAGCTTCGGCTTCCAGGGACGGTGGAGCGCCGGCAACGCCGCGCCGACCGGCTTCACGCTCAACGGCGTCCCCTGCGCCGTGGGCTGA
- a CDS encoding alpha-amylase family protein yields the protein MALEQPTFQRNTHRLLRDMHIPDWDPGFLADYDPERLAARCQEAGLNAVMLYAKSHVGLCAYPTGVGRMHGNLAGRDVMRELNDALRARGISTAAYQSITFDNWAVETHPDWAQIDLESGRPMHDLTRYGVCCPNNPDYRAYELAIMEEILSGYEFDGIWLDMIFFLAFCSCPACRSRLRAEEGIEMPTVVDWTDPAWAAFQEARRRWIGEWTTILIDRAHELRPEIVVTHNLANALSGWRCGQPLAAGRLDTYTSADLYGDRFEHLVVTKMAQHLSASQPGELMVSVGTDLIDHVALKTAGQLATEALAATAAGSAFIVIDGIDPAGTEQPGNFATIRAAFEAIKPYEPDMGGRPVEDVAVYFSDNSFMDFADNGIPAGPPTRLGGAPFPHVTAARGAAQALTEAHVAFGVVTEQDLDRLADYRVVILPDVSRMTGREVDAFRAYVTGGGRLYASGYTSLVGVDGVRHDDFMLADVFGAALAGEEHGRVAYLTPDDDEVRAAVAPQAVVSQPFNDRWGERYEPRPLCTAPRVTATTGRRLAHLTLPYGDPRWGSVNDRSWAAIHSAPPWTETEHAALTRNELGAGVAVYSTFVLERSPAAANRALFTSLVRGLLGDRPTLSATARRNVWLSAYDQQDRSRVLVALHHYGVEQPAPAEPATVTVRPPAGRTFRRAADGPGARVVEAELGDGTAVLRVELAAELGFVTVEYA from the coding sequence GTGGCCCTTGAACAGCCCACCTTCCAGCGCAACACCCATCGGCTGCTACGCGACATGCACATCCCCGACTGGGACCCGGGGTTCCTGGCCGACTACGACCCCGAGCGGCTCGCGGCCCGCTGCCAGGAGGCCGGCCTCAACGCGGTGATGCTCTACGCCAAGTCGCACGTCGGCCTCTGCGCCTACCCGACGGGCGTCGGACGGATGCACGGCAACCTCGCCGGCCGGGACGTGATGCGGGAGCTCAACGACGCGCTGCGCGCCCGGGGCATCTCGACCGCCGCCTACCAGAGCATCACCTTCGACAACTGGGCCGTCGAGACGCACCCGGACTGGGCGCAGATCGACCTGGAGTCCGGCCGGCCCATGCACGACCTCACCCGCTACGGCGTCTGCTGCCCGAACAACCCGGACTACCGGGCGTACGAGCTGGCGATCATGGAGGAGATCCTCTCCGGGTACGAGTTCGACGGCATCTGGCTGGACATGATCTTCTTCCTGGCCTTCTGCTCCTGCCCGGCCTGCCGGAGCCGGCTGCGGGCCGAGGAGGGCATCGAGATGCCGACCGTGGTCGACTGGACCGACCCGGCCTGGGCCGCGTTCCAGGAGGCGCGCCGCCGGTGGATCGGGGAGTGGACCACGATCCTCATCGACCGGGCCCACGAGCTGCGGCCGGAGATCGTGGTCACCCACAACCTGGCCAACGCGCTCTCCGGCTGGCGGTGCGGGCAGCCGCTGGCCGCTGGCCGGCTGGACACCTACACCTCGGCGGACCTCTACGGGGACCGGTTCGAGCACCTGGTCGTCACGAAGATGGCGCAGCACCTGAGCGCGAGCCAGCCCGGCGAGCTGATGGTCAGCGTCGGCACCGACCTGATCGACCACGTGGCCCTCAAGACGGCCGGGCAGCTCGCCACGGAGGCGCTCGCCGCGACCGCCGCCGGGTCGGCGTTCATCGTCATCGACGGCATCGACCCCGCCGGCACGGAGCAGCCCGGCAACTTCGCCACCATCCGCGCGGCGTTCGAGGCGATCAAGCCGTACGAGCCGGACATGGGCGGCCGTCCCGTGGAGGACGTCGCCGTCTACTTCTCCGACAACTCGTTCATGGACTTCGCCGACAACGGGATCCCCGCCGGACCGCCCACCAGGCTCGGCGGCGCCCCGTTCCCGCACGTGACCGCCGCCCGGGGCGCGGCGCAGGCGCTGACCGAGGCGCACGTCGCCTTCGGCGTCGTCACCGAACAGGACCTCGACCGGTTGGCGGACTACCGCGTGGTGATCCTGCCGGACGTCTCCCGGATGACCGGCCGCGAGGTCGACGCGTTCCGCGCCTACGTCACCGGCGGCGGGCGGCTGTACGCCAGCGGCTACACCTCGCTGGTCGGCGTGGACGGGGTCCGCCACGACGACTTCATGCTCGCCGACGTGTTCGGGGCGGCGCTGGCCGGCGAGGAACACGGCCGGGTCGCCTACCTGACCCCGGACGACGACGAGGTCCGCGCGGCGGTCGCGCCGCAGGCCGTCGTCAGCCAGCCGTTCAACGACCGGTGGGGCGAGCGGTACGAGCCGAGGCCGCTGTGCACGGCGCCCCGGGTCACCGCGACCACCGGCCGCCGGCTCGCCCACCTGACCCTGCCCTACGGCGACCCCCGGTGGGGCAGCGTCAACGACAGGTCCTGGGCGGCCATCCACTCCGCCCCGCCCTGGACCGAGACCGAACACGCGGCGCTGACCCGCAACGAGCTCGGCGCGGGCGTCGCCGTCTACAGCACGTTCGTGCTCGAACGCTCGCCCGCGGCGGCGAACCGTGCCCTGTTCACCAGCCTGGTGCGCGGGCTGCTGGGCGACCGGCCGACGCTGTCGGCCACCGCCCGCAGGAACGTCTGGCTCAGCGCGTACGACCAGCAGGACCGGTCCCGGGTGCTGGTGGCGCTGCACCACTACGGCGTCGAGCAGCCGGCCCCGGCGGAGCCGGCGACGGTCACCGTACGGCCGCCCGCCGGCCGCACGTTCCGGCGTGCCGCCGACGGGCCGGGCGCCCGGGTGGTCGAGGCGGAGCTGGGCGACGGGACCGCGGTGCTGCGGGTCGAGCTCGCCGCCGAGCTGGGCTTCGTCACCGTCGAGTACGCGTGA
- a CDS encoding MmcQ/YjbR family DNA-binding protein, with amino-acid sequence MADAADVRRLALALPHVTEVDSDGFDFRVADKGFVWSYPERRPGGPRVIRTDIAVLYVGDEAEKQALLLGEPDLFFTTPGYDGLPLVMLRLDRVDVDRLDELVTDAWRMRAPEALAGQLGPTG; translated from the coding sequence ATGGCTGACGCCGCCGACGTACGTCGACTGGCCCTGGCGTTGCCGCACGTCACCGAGGTCGACAGCGACGGGTTCGACTTCCGGGTGGCCGACAAGGGCTTCGTCTGGTCCTACCCCGAGCGTCGGCCGGGCGGGCCGCGCGTCATCCGCACCGACATCGCCGTGCTCTACGTCGGCGACGAGGCCGAGAAGCAGGCGCTGCTCCTCGGCGAGCCCGACCTCTTCTTCACCACCCCCGGCTACGACGGGCTTCCCCTGGTGATGCTGCGACTCGACCGGGTCGACGTCGACCGTCTCGACGAGCTCGTCACCGACGCCTGGCGGATGCGCGCCCCCGAAGCGCTCGCCGGCCAGCTCGGCCCGACCGGCTGA
- a CDS encoding Zn-dependent alcohol dehydrogenase, giving the protein MRGAVFVGVDRDLELTDVEPVRPGPSDVVVSVGATGVCHSDLSVVNGARPFPAPALLGHEAAGTVVEVGADVRLVRVGDRVVTSFIPACGRCFWCLRGQSNLCQLAADVVTVPRATLPDGRAATGFLGLGTFAEQMTVHEASLVPVRSDLPDEQLALLGCGVTTGVCAVLRSARVEAGDTVAVLGCGGVGQAVVQGARLAGAARVVAVDPVGWKREVALSLGATDALDPTTDDVRGAVLAATGGRGVDHAFEAAGLPAVTQQALTLTRRGGAVIMLGMPAFDATLQIPALPLFAEGKRVVAGKFGDAQVRRDVQRLIDLAETGRLDLAALVTRRVGLADVNEALRAMAGGEVIRSVIV; this is encoded by the coding sequence ATGCGGGGAGCCGTGTTCGTGGGCGTTGACCGCGACCTGGAGCTGACCGACGTCGAGCCGGTCCGACCCGGACCGTCCGACGTGGTGGTTTCCGTGGGCGCGACCGGGGTGTGCCACAGCGACCTGTCGGTGGTGAACGGGGCCCGGCCCTTCCCGGCGCCGGCCCTGCTCGGCCACGAGGCCGCCGGGACGGTGGTCGAGGTGGGCGCCGACGTGCGGCTGGTCCGGGTCGGTGACCGGGTCGTCACCAGCTTCATCCCCGCCTGCGGGCGGTGCTTCTGGTGCCTGCGCGGCCAGTCGAACCTGTGCCAGCTCGCCGCCGACGTGGTCACCGTGCCCAGGGCGACCCTGCCGGACGGCCGCGCCGCGACCGGCTTCCTCGGCCTGGGCACGTTCGCCGAGCAGATGACCGTGCACGAGGCGTCCCTGGTGCCGGTGCGCTCGGACCTGCCCGACGAGCAGCTGGCGCTGCTCGGCTGCGGCGTCACCACCGGGGTCTGCGCCGTGCTGCGCAGCGCCCGTGTCGAGGCCGGGGACACGGTGGCGGTGCTGGGCTGCGGCGGCGTGGGACAGGCCGTGGTGCAGGGCGCCAGGCTGGCCGGCGCGGCGCGGGTCGTCGCCGTCGATCCGGTCGGCTGGAAGCGGGAGGTCGCTCTCTCGCTCGGCGCCACCGACGCGCTGGACCCGACCACGGACGACGTACGCGGGGCGGTCCTGGCCGCCACCGGCGGGCGCGGCGTGGACCACGCCTTCGAGGCCGCCGGTCTGCCCGCCGTCACGCAGCAGGCGCTGACCCTGACCCGGCGCGGCGGCGCGGTGATCATGCTCGGCATGCCCGCCTTCGACGCGACGCTCCAGATCCCGGCGCTGCCCCTGTTCGCCGAGGGCAAGCGGGTCGTCGCCGGCAAGTTCGGCGACGCGCAGGTGCGCCGGGACGTGCAGCGGCTGATCGACCTGGCCGAGACCGGCCGGCTCGACCTCGCCGCGCTGGTCACCCGGCGGGTCGGGTTGGCCGACGTCAACGAGGCACTACGGGCCATGGCCGGTGGGGAGGTGATCCGCAGTGTCATCGTCTGA